The Bradyrhizobium sp. CCGB01 genome segment CGGCATAGACCAGCACGTAGACCAGCGCGAACAGGCCGGCGAGCAGCAGCATCGAACGAAACTTGTTCGAGGCGATGTGCGTGTAGAGACCATACGCGGCCATGACGCGATGCCCTGCCGGCCTATCGGCTCAACTCAGAACTTCACCTGAGGCGTGGCCTCGACTTCGGTGCGGCTGGCGCCGAGATCGAAGAAGTCCTTCTTGGTGAAGCCGAACATGCCGGCGAACAAGGCGGCGGGCATCTGCTGGATGCCGGTGTTGTATTCCTGGACCGCGTTGTTGAAGAAACGGCGGCTCGCCGCGATCTTGTTCTCGAGGTCGGAGAGCTCGCTGGCGAGCTGCTGGAAGTTGGCGTTGGCCTTGAGGTCCGGATAGGCCTCCGACAGCGCGATCAGCCGGCCGAGCGCGCCGGAGAGCTGGTTCTCGGCGGCGGACACCTGCGCCGGCCCCTGCGCCGACATCGCCGAATTGCGCGCCTTGATGACGTCGTCGAGCGTGCCGCGCTCATGCGAGGCATAGCCCTTCACCGTCTCGACCAGGTTCGGGATCAGATCGTGGCGCTGCTTGAGCTGCACGTCGATGTCGGCAAAGGCCTGGCCGACGCGCTGGCCCAGCGCCACCAGGCGGTTGTAGGCGCTGAACGCCAGGAACACGAGGACGACGATGACGCCGAGAACGATCCAGCCGGTCGACATGGAGAACTCCTGAAGGGGGAAGAAGGCGGGCGCAGCCTAGACCAAATTGGCGCAGGATGAGAGCCCGGCGCAGGGGAGGTAAGACTTGGTCGAATGGGGCGCCATCCGAGTTCAAGGCGAAAGCGCCGGACGAGGTTAACTTTCGGACATGATGACGTCGCCCCAGCGCCAGCGCCGGGCGTTCGCGTAGGCGGCCTTGTCGCGTCGCGGGACTTTTGTGATGGCGAGGCCGCCCCCGGTGCAGAGCTTTGCCGCGATCTCGGCCTTGCCGATATCCGGCGGCGCCACCACGCGCGCGGCGCGCGTTGCGGGCGGCGCGCGGGTCAGGGCGATGTAGATGAAGCGCTCGTCCTCGAACGGCACGTCGGCGCCCTTGATCTGGCGGTGTGCTTGGGAGCGCGGCAGGCGCTGGCTGAAATGGCACCAGTCGGGCGCTGCGAGCGGGCAGGGCTTTTCGTGCGGGCACGGCGCAGCGACGTACGCACCAGCCGCGATCAGTTGCTGGCGCAGGGCGAGGATGCGGGCATAGCCGGCGGGCGTGCCGGGTTCGATCACGACCAGCGCGTGGCGTGCCTTGGCCCACATCACCTCCGCGAGCTTGCGCTGGTCGGCCTCGCCGAGCTCGCCGACGATGTAGCTGGCAACGACGAGATCGGCTTGCGAGACCTCGGCGAGGTTCGCACCGGCGTCGCCCGGCAGATAGCGGCAATCGGCCAGACGCGTGCTGTCGCGCGCCAGTTCGAGCGCGAGCCGGCTGAGCGTGGCGTTGGCATCGAGCAGCGTGAAATCCTGCAGCGAGGAGAACGCCTCCGCGGCGGCCCAGCTCGCGGTGCCCGGACCCGCGCCGACGTCGAGCAGTGTTTCCGGAGCGAGATCCGGGGCGATCTCGGTCAGCGCATTCAGGCTTGCGGCCACGGCCGCATAGGTCGCCGGCATGCGTGCCAGCGCATAGGCGAGCGCATCGGCCTCCGACTTGATCGTGCCGGAGCCGCCGCCTGCGCGGTAGGTGGTCGAGATTTTCTGCGATCGCTGCGCAGCGTCGGTGCGCGAAAAGCCCTGGAGCCTGGCGTCGAGGGCGGCTTTCAGTTCGGCGGGGAGGGTGGGAGAAATCATCATCCGCGGTCATGCCCCGCGCAGGCGGGGCATCCAGTACTCCGAGACAGTGCCGTCAACCGAGAAGCCGCGGCGTACTGGATCATCCGCCTTCGCGGATGATGACGTCAATGGGGGCGCGACGACTTCGGTCTCACGCCACGTTCTGGTCGAGGATGTCCACGGCCTCAGACAGGCTCACCGACACCAGTTGCGACACGCCGCGTTCGGCCATGGTGACGCCGAACAGGCGGTTCATCCGCGCCATCGTGATCGGGTTGTGCGTGATGATGACGAACCGCGTGTCGGTCGAGCTGGTCATCTCGTGCAGCAGGTTGCAGTACCGTTCGACGTTGTGGTCGTCGAGCGGCGCGTCGACTTCGTCCAGCACGCAGATCGGCGAAGGGTTGGTCAAGAACACGGCGAAGATCAGCGCCATCGCGGTCAGCGCCTGCTCGCCGCCCGAGAGCAGCGACAGCGTCTGCGGCTTCTTGCCCGGGGGCTTGGCGATGATTTCGAGACCGGCTTCCAGCGGGTCGTCGCTCTCGATCAGATGCAGCGCGGCTTCGCCGCCGCCGAACAGCTCGACGAACAGGCGCTTGAAGTGGTTGTTGACGACCTCGAACGAGGTCAGGAGCCGCTCGCGCGCCTCCTTGTTGAGGCTCTGGATGCCCTGGCGCAGCCGCTTGATGGCTTCGACGAGGTCGTCGCGTTCGGTGACGAGACCGGTGTGCTGGGTCTCGACCTCGCGCAGCTCTTCCTCGGCGCGCAGGTTCACCGCGCCCAGGCGCTCGCGGTCGCGGCGCATCTTTTCGAGGTCTTCCTCGATGTCGTGCAGCGGCGGCAGCTCGGCGCCGGGCTCGAGCTCGGCGAGGCCGGCGACGGCCTGCGGCTCGACTTCGAGCATGTCGCGGATCTCGCGCTCGATGTCCTCGAGCCGGCGCCGTGCGCCTTCCATGCGCTCCTCGGCGCGGGCGGTGGCCTCGCGGGAACTCGACAGCGCTTCGAGGGTCAATTTCGCGACGCGATCGGTTTCGGCCATCGCGGTCTCCGCCGAGGCGAGCGCGTCGGCGGCCATGCGGCGGTCGTTTTCCGCGTATTCGATCTCGGTGATCAGCGCGCTGCGCTTCTCGGCGAACACGGCGGGCGCGTTTTCGAGATCGCTGCGCTCGATCGAGACCTCGGTGATACGGGTCTGGATGGTGTCGATGTGGGAAGCCGCGCTCTCCTTGCGGTTCTGCCACTCGGTGCGTTCGGCGAGGATCGCCTGCACGCGGCGGTCGGCGAGCTCGGCCTCGCGCGCCAGCGCCTGCGCCTCGGCGCGGACCTGCGCGGCCACGCGGCGATGGCCCTCGATGTCGCTGCGGACGGCGGCGAGACGGGTCTCGGTGTCCTCGCTCGACGGCAGTTCGGTGATGCCGGCCTCGGCGTATTCGTAGGCGGCCTCGGCCTCGGCGCGGTCGGCGGCGAGGCGGCTGTGCGCTTCGGACAGCGTCGCCTTGCGCGCGGCGTGGCGGCTGATCTCGCGCTCGGCGGTAGCATGGCGCTCACGCGCGACGTTCAGCTCGCGCTGCGCGGCGCGCCAGGCTTCGCGGCTGGCACCTTCGGTGCTGGCGGCCATCTGCAGCTCGGACTCGGCATTCTCCAGCGCCTGACGCTTGATCTGCGCGTCGATGCGGGCCTGCTCCAGTTCGTTCTCGATGTCGACGAGGCGGGCGCGTTCGGCGAGGCGCCGTGCGGCGCCAGTCGGGGCGTGAGCCGCCGCGACAAAGCCGTCCCAGCGCCAGACGTCGCCTTCGGGCGAGACCAGCCGCTGGCCGGTCTTGAGCTGCGAGACCAGCTCGGCACCGCGCTCGCGCGGCACCACGCCGATCTGCGCCAGGCGGCGCGCCAGCTCGGCGGGCGCCTGAACGTGGTTGGCAAGCGGCACGACGCCTTCGGGCAGCTCCGGATCGCCGTCGGTGACGCCGGCGTTGGTCCAGCGCATCGGCGCCGACGGATCGACCGGCGCGTCGAGATCGTCGCCGAGCGCGGCGCCGATTGCCTTTTCAAAACCCTTGTCGACGGTGATGCCGTCGATGATCGGCGGCCACAGATTCTTGGTCTCGCCGTTGACGATCTTGGAGATCGTGCGCGCCTCGGTGTCGAGCCGCTGCACGCGCTTGTCGGCTTCGACCAGCGGCGAGCGCGAGGATTCCAGCGTCTGGCGCGCGGCGACATGCGCGGCTTCGCTCGCCTGTGCTGCGGCTTCGGAAGCGGCCAGCGTCTGCTCGGCGGTCTCGACCGTCGCGGTCAGCTCGTCGAGATCGCCGAAACCGCCGGTCTCGGCGGCGAGCTTCTGCTCTTCCGCGGCGACATTGGCGATCTCCTGATCGAGACGGGCGAGCTTGTCGCGGTGGGTGCGGACGTTGGCCTCGAGCTGGTTGCGCTTGGCGGTGAGGTCGGCGAGCGCGGTGGTGAGCTCGGCGAACTGCTGCTCGGTTTCGGTCAGCACCGCCTCGGCTTCGCCGACGCGCTCGTCGACGCCGGAGCGCTTCTCGACGCGCGACTTGATCTCTTCCTTCAGCTCGGCGTCTTCGGTGTCGAGCCGCTGCAGCGCGACGTCGGCGTCCATGGTCTGCTGCTGGGCGCGGGAGATGTCGCCTTCGAACTGGGCGAGGCGGCGCTCGAGCTCGGCGACGCGCTCCTTGGCGCGCTCTTCCTCGCGGTCGAGCAACTCGCGGGCATTGGTGAGGCGCTGCAGCCCGGCCGCGGCGCGTGCTTCGGCATCGCGCAACGCCGGCATTTCGGCGGCGCGGATCGCCTGGATGCGGGCGGCTTCAGCCTGGTGCTGGGTGCGCTCGGCCATCTCGCGGACGGCGAGGTCATGGGTCTGGCCGGATTCGTTGACGTCGGCATGGGCGCCGATCCAGCGCAGGTGGAACAGCGTGGCTTCGGCCTTGCGGACCTTGGCCGCGACCTCGCGATAGCGCACCGCCTGGCGGGCCTGCTTCTTCAGGCCTTCCATCTGGCCTCCGAGCTGGCCGATCACGTCCTCGACGCGGGTGAGGTTGGTTTCGGCGGCCTTCAGCCGCAGCTCGGCTTCGTGGCGGCGGGCATGCAGGCCGGCAACGCCGGCGGCATCTTCCAGCACGCGGCGGCGCTGCTCGGGCTTGGCCTGGATGATCTCGCCGATCTTGCCCTGGTGGACGAGGGCCGGCGAGCGCGCGCCGGTGGCGGCGTCGGCGAACAGGATCTGCACGTCGCGGGCGCGGACGTCGCGGCCGTTGATGCGATAGACCGAGCCGGCCTCGCGCTCGATGCGGCGGGAGATTTCGAGCAGCTGGCTGTCGTTCATCGCCGCCGGCGCGGTGCGATCGGCATTGTCGATCGTCATCGTCACTTCGGCGTGGTTGCGCGCAGGACGGTTGCCGGAGCCGGCGAAGATCACCGCGTCCATGTCGGCGGCGCGCAGCGACTTGTACGAGGTCTCACCCATCGCCCAGCGCAGCGCCTCGACGAGATTCGACTTGCCGCAGCCGTTGGGGCCGACCACGCCGGTCAGGCCGGGCTCGATGACGAAGTCCGTGGGCTCAACGAAGGACTTGAAGCCGTGAAGGCGCAGGCGGGTGATTTTCATAAGCACGCATCTCTGTTGGCAGGCGCGAATCCCCCTGCCGGGACAATACCATGGAAGGCAATGTCGCTATCCGGGCGAGTCGCGCGAGGCGCCTCATGCGGCTGGACAATGGCCGCGGTGCGTCGCGAGGGCAACCGGCGAAACCCGCTTTTCCCAAGGGATTTATGCTGGGAAAGATACGGCTTTCGAGATGCGAATCAGGATCTTGACGAGCGAATCAGCTCTTGAGCAGCGGATTGATCTTCTTGGCGAACTCCTCGAACGAGGCCTCGCCCTTGATCTTCTCGCCGTTGATGAAGAAGGTCGGCGTCGAATCGACCTTCAACACGTCGCTGGCGTATTTCTGGTCGGCGGCGATCTTGTCGAGCAGCGCCTGGTCCTTCAGGCAGGCCTCGACCTGCTGCTGGGTGAGGCCGGCCTGCTTGCCGATCCGCGTCAGGGTCTCGGTGGTGTTCTTCATCACCCAGTCGCTCTGCTGGCGGAACAGCATGTCGGTGACCGCGAAGTACTTCTGCGCGTCATCCTTGGCGATGCAGCGCGACAGCATCGAGCCGGCGGCGGCTTTGATGTCGAGCGGGAACTCGCGGAAGATGTAACGCACCTTGCCGGTGTCGATGTATTCCGACTTGATCTTGGGGAACACCTGCTCGTTGAACGCTGCGCAATGCGGGCAGGTCATCGAGGCGTATTCGGTGATGGTGACGGCGGCATCCTTCGATCCGAGCGCCATGTCGGGCAGCGAGACGGGCTTTGCCACGTCGGCGGCGACCTGGGCCATGGCTTCCGAGATGAACCGCAGCGGCGAGAGCCCGGCGAGCGCGGCAAGCCCGGTCAGCGACAGCATCGTGGTGAAGGCGCGGCGGGTGATGATCAAGGTCGGCTCCCGGGATTGGCGTGGTGTCGCCCGAGGTTCCCGCCCGGGCGGCCTGTCGCTAGCTTGAAACGTCGTTTGAGGCAATGGCGAGCCGCGACAACAGGTCCAGATTAGCCCGGGAATGAGGCTCAATTTCGCTTGATGGCCGCCCCGAGGCGGGCCAGCGCCGTCTTCAATTCTTCATCTTCGATGTCTCCCAGGCTTTCGGCCACTTTGGCCACCGATTTGGGATCCGGCGGGCCGGGCCGCGCCCGCCGCCGGGGCCGCGACAGGGGGGCCTGGCGGAAGGCCAGCTTGCCGACCGCGCTCCAGCCGAAGAAGCGGTTGACCCGCTCCAGGATCACGTCGGCCGAGTGCTGGATCTCCAGCGCCATCGGCCCCTCGACCCGCAGCACCAGGGTCGCCGGCTCCTGCGGCTGGCCCTCGACCGGCCGGGGCCATTGCATCTTGAGCGGCTCGGCATGGGCCGCGATCTCCGCCCCGGCAATCTGCGCCCACCGCGTCACCAGCTCGCGCGCCGCAAACCCCTGCTTGGCATAGGCCTCGGCAAAGACGTCGTTGAGCAACAGCGACAGCGGCTTGGCGCTGATGGGACCGGGCTTGGGAGGGAATTTGGACATGGGACCCTTATAGCACTCCCCGGCGATCCACGAAGAAAGACGTGGATGCCCGCGACGCGCGCAGGCATGACGTGGAGAGGTCAGCGCGTTGCCGCTACAGTGAGAGCATGAGCCCCAGATCCGCCCTCAAGGCCAAGCCGGAACCAGTTCAGTCGGAAGCCTCGTCGCGCCCGATCGCGCTTCTGCAATGGTACGACCGCCACCGCCGCCGTCTGCCCTGGCGCGCGATGCCCGGCGAGACCTCGGACCCTTACCGTGTCTGGCTGTCGGAGATCATGCTGCAGCAGACCACGGTGAAGGCCGTCGGGCCCTATTTCGAAAAGTTCGTCGCGCGCTGGCCCGATGTCACTGCGCTGGGCCGGGCCTCGCAGGACGACGTGCTGAGGATGTGGGCCGGGCTCGGCTATTACTCGCGTGCGCGCAATCTCCATGCTTGCGCGGTTGCCGTGACGCGCGACCATGGCGGCGTGTTTCCGGACACGGAGCAGGGCCTGCGCGCGCTGCCGGGCATCGGGCCCTATACGGCGGCGGCGATCGCGGCGATCGCCTTCGACCGCCACACCATGCCGGTCGACGGCAATATCGAACGCGTGGTGTCGCGGCTCTTTGCCGTTGAAGACGAGCTCCCGCAGGCAAAGCCGCTGATCCAGCAACTGGCGGCGACACTGCTGGCGAACTCTCGCGCCGGCGACAGCGCGCAGGCGCTGATGGATCTCGGCGCCTCGATCTGCACGCCGAAGAAGCCGGCCTGCTCACTGTGCCCGTTCAACGAGGATTGCACGGCGCGTGCGCGAGCGATGCAGGAGACGTTCCCGCGCAAGGCGCCGAAGAAGAGCGGGACGTTGCGGCGCGGCGCCGCCTTCGTGGTGACGCGCGGCGACGAGCTGCTGGTTCGCTCGCGGCCCGAAAAGGGCCTGCTCGGCGGCATGACGGAAGTGCCCGGCTCGGACTGGCTCGCCGGACAGGAGGACGCGACAGCGAAGCAGCAGGCGCCGGAACTGAAGGGGCTATCGCGCTGGCAGCGCAAGCTGGGCGTCGTTACCCACGTCTTCACGCATTTTCCGCTGGAGCTGGTCGTCTACACCGCGAAGGCCGAAGCTCGCACACGCCCTCCCGAGGGCATGCGCTGGGTGCCGATCGCAACCCTTGCCGAAGAGGCGCTGCCCAACGTCATGCGCAAGGTGATCGCGCACGCGCTGGGTTGAAATCCTTACGCCGCGCGCGCGGCGCGCTCGTCCTCGGCCGGCATCAGGAAGGTGCGGTTGCGCCCGGTTTTCTTGGCGACATAGAGGCCCTGGTCGGCGCGCTCGATCACGTCCTGCACGTCGCGGTCGCTCTCGTCGAACAGCGCGAGCCCGACCGACACGGTGAGGGGAATGATGGTGTCGCCATGGCGTACCGTCGCGCCTTCGATCGATGTCCTGATGCGATCGGCGAGCAGCACGGCGGTCTCCTGGTCGATCTCGCGCAGCAGCACCACGAACTCCTCGCCGCCGAAACGGGCGGCCTTGTCGGTGGTCCGGATCGACTGATTGACGATCTCCGCGACGCGTTTGATCGCATCGTCGCCGGCGGCATGGCCATGGGTGTCGTTGATCTTCTTGAAATGATCGATGTCGATCATCAAAGTCGCCATGTTGCGCTTGTAGCGGCGGCAGAACGCGATGGCGTCGTCGGCGACGGCCAGGAAGGAGCGGCGGTTCATCAGGCCCGTCATGAAATCGGTGTCGGCGAGCTGGCGCAGCCTCAGCATGTCCTCCTGGAGCTGCATCGCATTCTCGGTCGCGCGCAGCTCGGCTTCCTTGGTGCGCTCCTCGGCAAGGCCGATCCGGCGCAGCAGCGAGCGCAGCGCGCGCGAGAGCTGCACGACCTCGGCCGAGCCGCTCTGCCGCGCCAGCATGGTCGGGCCGTGGGCGCGTCCGATGCGGTCGGCTTCCTGCGTGATGGCGATGATCGGCGCTGCGATCCTTCGCGAGACCAGCATGGCCAGCGACAGCGCGATCAGCGCGGTGACGGCACCGATCGCCAAAATCGTTTGCGCCGACGAGATCGCCGCCGCCAGCGCCACGCTCGCCGGCTGGCTCGCGGTGACGATCCAGTTCAGGCCCTGATAGTCGCGATGCCCCGTGCCGACGTGGAAGGCGGTGAGCATCTGCCGGCCGTCGGTCGTCTCGCGGAAGGCGCCGACGCCGGCCTTCAGGATGCCGGCCAGCTCGTCGCCGCTGTACCGGATGGTTTCTTTCTGCGGCCCGAGCAGGATCACGCCGCCCTTGCTGATGATCGACAGCGCCGCGTCGGCATTGTTGTCGTTGGCCTCGACGTCCTTGATCAGATTGCTGGCCCAATCCCAGTTCAGGTGCCCGCCGAGCACGCCGAGCAGCCTGCCGGAGGCATCACGCACGGGCACGGCGATGTCGACGAAGCGGTAGGGCTCGTTGTTGGCGCGCTGCGTCAGCAGCGAGGACAGCAGTACGGCCTCATGGACGTCGCCGACGGCGACTCTCTCGAGGCCCTGCTTGAACCAGGGTCGTGCGGCAACGGACTTGCCTTGCAGCAGGCCGCCGGTCGCGGCAACCACGTTGCCGTTTACGTCGGCGAAACCAATCCAGGCGAATTCGGCAAAGGAGCGCTGGAGGTCCTCCAGCGAGCTGCGCAACGCGGCCGGGTCGGCTTGCCACAGCGGCTGCATCGGCTTCAGTTCGGCAAACAGCTTCATCTCCTGCTGGCGCGTCGCCATGAAGCGGTCGAGCCGGCCGGAGGCCATCGACGCGGTTCCGGCCAGACTGCTCTCGATCAGCGCGGCAGTGTTCCTGTAGCTGATCAGCGCGGCGCCGGTCGCGAGTGTACCTACCAGCACGATGGACATCGCCGCCACCGCCGCGGCGATCTGCGTGCGCACGGTCAGATGGTCTTCGATCGCGTGCAGGCGGCTCGCTGCCTGCTGCAAGAGGGCTCGCATGGAAAGGCTCCGGTGTCACCGTCGCTCATGCCATGTGGTAGCTTCCAACCGCTTACCGGCGGATTGTCCAATTGGATCGTATTGAATCGGTCGTGAAGCCGGTTGGTTGAAGCGACCTTAAGTGCCGGCGAAATCCCGGGGGTTTCCGGGGTTCCCGGGGGATATTGCGCTGCGGCCTATCGCCTGCTGACACCAGGCTGGCAACAGACCTACGCTATGAGCCGCCGGCAACGGAGATTTGGCATGGTCAAGACCGCGCTCGACAACTTTCGCAAGCCGCCCTGCGCCGAGCTGCTCGGATGGCGTCTGCTCGATGCCCGCCCCGAGGAGGGCTGGATCAAGCTCGCCTTCGAGGGCAAGCCCGAGTTCTGCAACCCGGCGGGCTTCATCCAGGGCGGCATGCTGTCGGCCATGCTGGACGACACGATGGGACCGGCCGTCCTCGTGATGAGTGAGGGCCGCCTCTACACCACCACCATCAGCATGACCGTGAACTTTTTGAGCCCGGCCAGGCCCGGGCCGATCATTGCCGAGGCGACGGTGACGCAGCTCGGCAAGACGATTGCATTCGTCGAGGCCAAGCTGATGGCCGAAGACGGGACCGTGCTCGCCACGGCAACCGCGAGCGAGCGGCTGTTGGAGGCGGCGAGGGTGGTGCGGTGAGACGAGCACCTGTCTCTCGCTTCCTCGCCCCGTTCTTACGGGGAGAGGGCGGGTGCGGGGCAGGAAGCCTTCTCGCGTCCTTCGTCAGTTGAACACAGCCGCTTTATTGTCGACGGTCGCAGCACCGCACTGCTTGTCGCCGGCCTGAGTGATTGCGCTTAGCGCAGCGCTAAAAGATCCGCGGGAAACAAGATCAACGACCGCGTCAACAGGCGGCGTGGTGCCTTCCGCTCCAAAAAGGGCGACTAGAATGCGAGCGTCGAATTTCTTCTTGTTGAGCCTGCGAACAGTAGCCTGAATCTTGCCGGTAGATGGTTGGCCGACGTAGCAAACGCACGCCAACGACGTGTCAGTCATATCGAGCGAAACGAATTTCGACATCGACAAGGCGTCGGCCTCTTCTGCTGTCGCTGCGATACCACGGTGACGCAGCAAATAGGCCAGTACTAGCGCTGCTGCCTCGTCGAGCTTGTCGGATCCTGGAACACAGAGAATAGGAGGCGCTCCACTGCTCTCCTTGGTCAACTCGAGTTGCGCTCTTGTTTGTTCAATTGCGATGGCTGCTCCGGGGTTGGCACTCAAGTCTATGGACGGAACGCCCGTCGCTCCTGTCTCGTGGTTCAATTCCAGGTCAGCCACCAGTTCGCGGACAGTTGAAGCAATTCGATTCAATCGCTCTTCGTCGAGATGGCCTAACTGACGGTCCGCTTCCGCGAGCCTCAATCCCTCCAGTAGAATAGTGTCACAGTAGTCCTCAAGTGACGCATCTCTGAGGAAGTCATGCGCTTGTTCTGCCGCCTCGAGAGGATCAGCGGCCAGAAGCCGTTGGTAAAACAGCTGAGGCGGTTTCAACGGAGGTCGGTCGCCAAGCATGATTTCCAGGAATTTGAGCCGCTCGACATGCCGTCCCGCGACGACGAGGCATACCGTCAGAGGCGTTGCCATGACCAATCCGATCGGGCCCCAGAGCCAGGTCCAGAATGATGCAGACAGGATGACCGCGACAGGAGACAGGCCAGAACTGTGGCCATAAATCAAAGGTTCGATAACTTGTCCGGCTAGAAATTCCAGGGCCACAAACAAGAGAGCAGTCAGCACCAACATCTCCCAGCCGGAGCCAACGGCTGCAGCGAGGATAAGCGGGAATATGGCTGAGATGAGTGCACCGATATACGGCACGAACCGCAAGATCATCGCTAACAGACCCCATAGCGGAGCCGAGGGCACGCCAATGAGCTCAAGGCCTATGCCGATTGCCAATCCGAATACTGCATTGAAGATCATCTGAGTTAGAAAGAGTCTACTCAGTCGCTTGCCGGCGTCATCAAGGGCTGCGGTTGTGCGCTGAATATCTCCCGAGCCAGCGAGGCGAACGAGTCGGTTTCTAAGATCCTCGCGTTGCAGCAAGATGAAAGCCACGAAAATCACGACGACTCCGGTCGTCGTGAGTGGCGAAAGCAATGGTTCGATGATCTTGGCGAGCGTCGTCAGAGCGCCGGGGTCGGGCTGCTTGACTTCGACAGGTATCGGAATCGCTTTTCCCGGTCCTTGCTTCGCAAGACCGTTGTCCGGTTGGTCAGCCGTGTTCCCATGTTGCAGCTGCGTCCCTAATTCCTTGAGAACAGTGGATGCCTGCTCCAACGTTCCTGTACCACCGACCAAACCACGAATGCTTTCGACCTTATCGCTCAACGTCTGCTGATATTGAGGCAGTTTCGCAGCAAGGCGAGTTGCCTGCGATACCATCAGGCCGCCCAAACTGAATATGATCGCAAAACCAAAGAACACCACGACAAGAACAGAAGCGGTGCGCGGAATTCGCCAGGAATGCAGTCGTATGACAAAGGGCGCGAGTACAAAGCTCAAGAGGACCGCGAGTGCGATCGGGACGAAAATTTCACGACCTACATAAAGCGCGGCAACTATCAGCGCCGCTACGGCCATATTGACCAGCGCCGCCCCTCGTTGCTGTATTATCCTTACTTGATTGGGCTTCTCCTGCAACTGCGTAGCCCTCGCGTTTAACCGAGCCTGCACTTGTTGCGCTTCGATTGATTCAGTTCATTGCCCCAAAATTAGTCCCAAGATGCTCGCCATCGGCAGAGCCCGTACTCTGGATCGATCCCGAGGTGCACGATCGGGTTGGACAATGCATGCGTCTTACTCCTCCGGCGCGGAAGAAAGACCCTTTTCATTGAGTCACCTTGGAGCCACCTTGCGATAGATCAAGGAACCTTGCATCGGCTCCCTGCCGACTCCAGCGGACGTTCGAGGGCATCAGGACAGGTCTGTTTACGCACTTTGCCCGAGGCTGTGTCGCGCGCGCAACTTGATCGAACGGTTCTTCGACAAGATCAAGCAGTGTCGGCGCGTCGCGACCCGATGCGACAAGCTGGCGGCCAACTATCTGGCATTCGTCAAGCTTGCATCCATACGCATTTGGCTGCGTGCCAATGAGTCCGCGCCCTAACTCACGCCCCCGCCCGCTTCGCGTCTCTGCTCACAATCGCAGGCTTCGCATTCAGTGCCTCGACCTGGAAGCCCGCGACGCGCTTGTAGTTCGCGGCGATGTCCTCCAGCTCCTGCTGCGACAGCACGTCAGTGACGACGTCATAGCCGTCAGGCGCGCGCTCCTCGACGAGCTGCATCACCTGCTCAGGGCCGTTCTTGCGGTTGAGCAGGACGAGGTCAGTGGTCGCGGGACGCCGCTCGGCCTCATAGGCGAGCAGCGCTGCGGTCGTCGGGCCATGCGCAAGGATCTCGCGGGTGATGGTGCGGGCATCGAGGATCGCCTGCGAGGCGCCGTTCGAGCCGATCGGGTACATCGGATGCGCGGCGTCACCCATCAGC includes the following:
- a CDS encoding AI-2E family transporter, with protein sequence MQEKPNQVRIIQQRGAALVNMAVAALIVAALYVGREIFVPIALAVLLSFVLAPFVIRLHSWRIPRTASVLVVVFFGFAIIFSLGGLMVSQATRLAAKLPQYQQTLSDKVESIRGLVGGTGTLEQASTVLKELGTQLQHGNTADQPDNGLAKQGPGKAIPIPVEVKQPDPGALTTLAKIIEPLLSPLTTTGVVVIFVAFILLQREDLRNRLVRLAGSGDIQRTTAALDDAGKRLSRLFLTQMIFNAVFGLAIGIGLELIGVPSAPLWGLLAMILRFVPYIGALISAIFPLILAAAVGSGWEMLVLTALLFVALEFLAGQVIEPLIYGHSSGLSPVAVILSASFWTWLWGPIGLVMATPLTVCLVVAGRHVERLKFLEIMLGDRPPLKPPQLFYQRLLAADPLEAAEQAHDFLRDASLEDYCDTILLEGLRLAEADRQLGHLDEERLNRIASTVRELVADLELNHETGATGVPSIDLSANPGAAIAIEQTRAQLELTKESSGAPPILCVPGSDKLDEAAALVLAYLLRHRGIAATAEEADALSMSKFVSLDMTDTSLACVCYVGQPSTGKIQATVRRLNKKKFDARILVALFGAEGTTPPVDAVVDLVSRGSFSAALSAITQAGDKQCGAATVDNKAAVFN
- a CDS encoding PaaI family thioesterase, with the protein product MVKTALDNFRKPPCAELLGWRLLDARPEEGWIKLAFEGKPEFCNPAGFIQGGMLSAMLDDTMGPAVLVMSEGRLYTTTISMTVNFLSPARPGPIIAEATVTQLGKTIAFVEAKLMAEDGTVLATATASERLLEAARVVR
- a CDS encoding sensor domain-containing diguanylate cyclase, producing the protein MRALLQQAASRLHAIEDHLTVRTQIAAAVAAMSIVLVGTLATGAALISYRNTAALIESSLAGTASMASGRLDRFMATRQQEMKLFAELKPMQPLWQADPAALRSSLEDLQRSFAEFAWIGFADVNGNVVAATGGLLQGKSVAARPWFKQGLERVAVGDVHEAVLLSSLLTQRANNEPYRFVDIAVPVRDASGRLLGVLGGHLNWDWASNLIKDVEANDNNADAALSIISKGGVILLGPQKETIRYSGDELAGILKAGVGAFRETTDGRQMLTAFHVGTGHRDYQGLNWIVTASQPASVALAAAISSAQTILAIGAVTALIALSLAMLVSRRIAAPIIAITQEADRIGRAHGPTMLARQSGSAEVVQLSRALRSLLRRIGLAEERTKEAELRATENAMQLQEDMLRLRQLADTDFMTGLMNRRSFLAVADDAIAFCRRYKRNMATLMIDIDHFKKINDTHGHAAGDDAIKRVAEIVNQSIRTTDKAARFGGEEFVVLLREIDQETAVLLADRIRTSIEGATVRHGDTIIPLTVSVGLALFDESDRDVQDVIERADQGLYVAKKTGRNRTFLMPAEDERAARAA